The proteins below are encoded in one region of Micromonospora yangpuensis:
- a CDS encoding MFS transporter yields the protein MTVTKTPGEQEKSGDLWGNQGFRRLFAAATFSHVGSEITFVALPLVAVIVLDASAAQVGMLWMLKFVAFLTVGLPAGALLDRTRKRWVMVSADLGRALLLGSIPLAWALDVLTIEQLYLVTLLTGVGDVFFDVASRSYLPLLVGRRDLLAANSRLSSVEATSTLVGPSLAGYIVQFLSAPIAILIDAVTFAWSALFLGGVRHREPRPERPENARLIPDIREGIRFVWGHPLLRPIVVAGALTNLFLTFAIVAVPLVLVRELGLGGGAVGVFFTFGGLGVLLGVSTATWVCRWLGAGQSLWILGLVGIPFGFLVPMMDVGPWQWVASAAWSVIIFRVGHNNVVLVSFRQRVTPDHLLSRMNATMRFVMNGMEAVAAALAGLLATLLGVRPVLWIAAVGLAVAWLPIVFSPLRSMTSFDSAYPGAPVTKEDDRP from the coding sequence ATGACGGTGACCAAGACCCCCGGCGAGCAGGAGAAGTCCGGCGACCTGTGGGGCAACCAGGGATTCCGCCGGCTGTTCGCGGCGGCGACGTTCAGCCACGTCGGCTCGGAGATCACCTTCGTGGCCCTGCCGCTGGTCGCGGTGATCGTCCTGGACGCCTCGGCGGCTCAGGTCGGGATGCTCTGGATGCTCAAGTTCGTCGCCTTCCTGACCGTCGGCCTGCCGGCCGGCGCGTTGCTGGACCGGACCCGCAAGCGGTGGGTGATGGTCTCGGCGGATCTCGGCCGGGCGCTGCTGCTCGGCTCGATCCCGCTGGCCTGGGCGCTGGACGTGCTGACCATCGAACAGCTCTACCTGGTGACGCTGCTGACCGGGGTCGGTGACGTCTTCTTCGACGTCGCCTCCCGCAGCTACCTGCCGTTGCTGGTCGGCCGTCGGGACCTGCTGGCGGCCAACTCCCGGCTGAGCAGCGTGGAGGCGACGAGCACGCTGGTCGGCCCGAGCCTGGCCGGATACATCGTGCAGTTCCTCTCCGCGCCGATCGCCATCCTGATCGACGCGGTCACCTTCGCCTGGTCCGCGCTGTTCCTCGGCGGCGTCCGGCACCGTGAGCCGCGGCCGGAGCGGCCGGAGAACGCCCGCCTGATCCCGGACATCCGGGAGGGCATCCGGTTCGTCTGGGGTCATCCGCTGCTACGCCCCATCGTCGTCGCCGGCGCGTTGACCAACCTGTTCCTGACCTTCGCGATCGTCGCGGTGCCGCTGGTGCTGGTCCGGGAACTCGGGCTCGGCGGCGGCGCGGTCGGGGTGTTCTTCACCTTCGGCGGGCTCGGCGTGCTGCTCGGCGTCTCCACCGCCACCTGGGTCTGCAGGTGGCTCGGGGCCGGCCAGTCACTGTGGATCCTGGGCCTGGTCGGGATCCCGTTCGGCTTCCTGGTGCCGATGATGGACGTCGGTCCCTGGCAGTGGGTGGCCTCCGCGGCCTGGTCGGTGATCATCTTCCGGGTCGGGCACAACAACGTGGTGCTGGTCAGCTTCCGCCAGCGGGTCACCCCGGACCACCTGCTGAGCCGGATGAACGCCACCATGCGGTTCGTCATGAACGGGATGGAGGCGGTCGCCGCCGCGCTGGCCGGCCTGCTGGCCACCCTCCTGGGCGTCCGGCCCGTGCTGTGGATCGCCGCGGTCGGGCTGGCGGTCGCCTGGCTGCCCATCGTGTTCTCCCCGCTGCGCTCCATGACGAGTTTCGACAGCGCCTACCCGGGCGCGCCGGTCACCAAGGAGGACGACCGACCATGA
- a CDS encoding ATP-grasp domain-containing protein, with the protein MPRVAVIGGRLHAVKYARELDVDVVLVHEEGRYEPEFAALCERIVHAPTTDSAAIVEVLAPLHRARPFDRVLCTTDLGTVPAAEVAEALGVPHTPVRAARTVKNKAAVRRLLAEQGIDPVRARLVRGGRDAAEFASLLAGRVVLKPVDGSGSADVHIVDGAAEAELAWKAMAAAGYREAVAEEYLTGPLATVEAFSVDGRHLTLGLTDETINDHLVEVGITAPPRVVGPHEAAMRELTVRLLDAIGVTDGPSHTEYVITEAGPRLMETHNRMAGLGIPEVVRRAYGIDVNRLFLGAPLGLTEFPARPPTVRGGAALRVFAPPPGVVTAIEGLDELARLGAAVRRVPPGTPAFGFPGLFEELAEAEIGVLLPLDVGDPVVEIRTGWDIRMGLVVASGADAAQAVRRCEQALDTVRWHVS; encoded by the coding sequence ATGCCCCGGGTAGCCGTGATCGGCGGGCGTCTGCACGCGGTCAAGTACGCACGGGAGTTGGACGTCGACGTCGTGCTGGTGCACGAGGAGGGCCGGTACGAGCCGGAGTTCGCCGCGCTCTGCGAGCGCATCGTGCACGCCCCGACGACCGACAGCGCGGCCATCGTCGAGGTGCTGGCCCCGTTGCACCGGGCCCGCCCCTTCGACCGGGTGCTCTGCACCACCGACCTGGGCACCGTGCCCGCCGCGGAGGTGGCCGAGGCCCTCGGCGTCCCGCACACGCCGGTACGGGCGGCCCGTACCGTCAAGAACAAGGCCGCCGTCCGGCGTCTCCTGGCCGAGCAGGGCATCGACCCGGTACGGGCCCGGCTGGTGCGCGGCGGCCGGGACGCCGCCGAGTTCGCCAGCCTGCTGGCCGGCCGCGTCGTGCTCAAGCCGGTGGACGGCTCGGGCAGCGCCGACGTGCACATCGTCGACGGCGCGGCAGAGGCGGAACTGGCGTGGAAGGCGATGGCGGCGGCGGGCTACCGCGAGGCCGTCGCGGAGGAGTACCTGACCGGCCCGCTGGCCACGGTCGAGGCGTTCTCGGTCGACGGCCGGCACCTGACCCTCGGGCTGACCGACGAGACGATCAACGACCATCTGGTGGAGGTGGGCATCACCGCGCCACCGCGGGTGGTCGGCCCGCACGAGGCGGCCATGCGCGAGCTGACCGTACGGCTGCTCGACGCGATCGGCGTGACCGACGGGCCCTCCCACACCGAGTACGTGATCACCGAAGCCGGTCCCCGGCTGATGGAGACGCACAACCGGATGGCCGGCCTCGGCATCCCGGAGGTGGTTCGCCGGGCCTACGGCATCGACGTCAACCGGCTGTTCCTTGGCGCGCCGTTGGGGCTCACCGAGTTTCCCGCCCGACCGCCCACGGTGCGTGGCGGTGCCGCCCTGCGGGTGTTCGCCCCGCCGCCCGGGGTGGTCACCGCGATCGAGGGCCTCGACGAGCTGGCCCGGCTCGGTGCCGCGGTGCGCCGGGTGCCACCGGGTACGCCGGCCTTCGGCTTCCCCGGCCTGTTCGAGGAGTTGGCCGAGGCGGAGATCGGGGTGCTGCTGCCGCTCGACGTCGGTGACCCGGTGGTGGAGATCCGGACCGGCTGGGACATCCGGATGGGCCTGGTCGTCGCCTCCGGTGCCGACGCGGCCCAGGCCGTGCGGCGCTGCGAGCAGGCGCTGGACACGGTGCGGTGGCACGTCTCATGA
- a CDS encoding ATP-grasp domain-containing protein: MSIVVVHKTNLSRRRHLERARRYATEHGEELVLLMTDASWETDFADRVVPVDVGDVDEVLAAVKAESAPVSGVVTFAEALVPAVARVAHEFDLSWVGERTAQLARDKFRMRQAAAAAGVAQPRFGLARTVAEALAVADHVGFPLVLKPVLGTGSMFVRSVADRTELTAHFDAFRAGAWAGFSKDPLRERSEREHDGALLLEEFVPGPEISVESLVVDGVTHPVAIHDKPLPTGPTFEEVYACTPTRLPAEVAEAAGRAAAEVHAALGITVGGSHVEFRLRDGVEPVLLEAAARLGGGPICRSVLLSTGVDLVAAALDLATGRTPVIAPRERPTAVGFWNIFPARPGRLVAAHGIDEARADERVAEIDIYRAPGDLLAVPPRTFQGHGHLIFVAPSVDDLDATFHELTRMVRLETEPA, translated from the coding sequence ATGAGCATCGTCGTCGTCCACAAGACCAACCTGAGCCGCCGGCGGCACCTGGAACGGGCCCGGCGGTACGCCACGGAGCACGGGGAGGAGCTGGTGCTGCTGATGACGGACGCCAGCTGGGAGACGGACTTCGCCGACCGGGTGGTACCGGTGGACGTCGGTGACGTCGACGAGGTGCTCGCCGCGGTGAAGGCGGAGAGCGCGCCGGTCTCCGGCGTGGTCACCTTCGCGGAGGCGCTGGTGCCCGCGGTGGCCCGGGTCGCGCACGAGTTCGACCTGTCCTGGGTCGGCGAACGCACCGCCCAGCTGGCCCGGGACAAGTTCCGGATGCGGCAGGCCGCCGCCGCGGCCGGCGTCGCGCAGCCCCGCTTCGGCCTCGCCCGGACCGTGGCCGAGGCCCTCGCCGTGGCCGACCACGTGGGCTTCCCGCTCGTGCTCAAGCCGGTCCTGGGCACCGGCAGCATGTTCGTGCGCAGCGTCGCCGACCGGACCGAGCTGACCGCCCACTTCGACGCGTTCCGGGCCGGCGCGTGGGCCGGGTTCAGCAAGGACCCCCTGCGTGAGCGGTCCGAACGGGAACACGATGGCGCGTTGCTGCTGGAGGAGTTCGTGCCCGGCCCCGAGATCAGTGTGGAGTCGCTGGTGGTCGACGGCGTCACCCACCCGGTGGCCATCCACGACAAGCCGCTGCCGACCGGGCCGACCTTCGAGGAGGTCTACGCCTGCACGCCGACCAGACTGCCGGCGGAGGTGGCCGAGGCCGCCGGGCGGGCGGCGGCCGAGGTGCACGCCGCGCTCGGCATCACCGTCGGGGGCAGCCACGTCGAGTTCCGCCTCCGCGACGGCGTCGAACCGGTGCTGCTGGAGGCCGCGGCCCGGCTGGGCGGTGGGCCCATCTGCCGGTCGGTGCTGCTGAGCACCGGTGTCGACCTGGTGGCGGCGGCCCTGGACCTGGCCACCGGCCGGACCCCGGTGATCGCCCCGCGCGAGCGGCCGACGGCGGTCGGCTTCTGGAACATCTTCCCGGCCCGGCCCGGGCGGCTGGTCGCGGCGCACGGCATCGACGAGGCGCGCGCCGACGAGCGGGTCGCCGAGATCGACATCTACCGGGCACCCGGTGACCTGCTGGCGGTGCCGCCGAGGACCTTCCAGGGACACGGTCACCTGATCTTCGTCGCGCCGTCGGTCGACGACCTGGACGCCACGTTCCACGAGCTGACCCGCATGGTCCGCCTGGAGACCGAGCCGGCGTGA
- a CDS encoding aminotransferase class III-fold pyridoxal phosphate-dependent enzyme, whose amino-acid sequence MVSDPVFHPWSAQAKVAQETVAGGAGAWFWNQAGERWLDLHSQLGNLNLGHQHPAVVAAIREQAGRLCTLAPSFRAEVRDEAARLILEVAPAGSRSVLFTTGGAEAVEHALRMARVATGRPKILAAHRSYHGATEGAMGVTGDPRRWPLPTTGAGTVRFSGPYRYRSDFHASTDAEERDRALDHLRRLVAYEGPASIAAVIVEPVVGSNGVLVPPDGYLAGVRALCDEHGILLIADEVMTGFGRCGAWFASDLWQVRPDLTTFAKGVNSGYVPVGGVVVGERVADHFAERPYPGGLTYSGHPLACASIVASIGVLRDEGLIERAARLGATVVRPLLDDLAARLPVVGEVRGTGLAWAIELVADRATREPLVPYDAPGRPHPRMVEILRACRARGVWPFVAANRVHLFPPLVIDEDDLRAGVAEVGAALTG is encoded by the coding sequence ATGGTGTCTGACCCGGTCTTCCACCCCTGGTCGGCGCAGGCGAAGGTGGCACAGGAGACGGTGGCCGGCGGCGCCGGCGCCTGGTTCTGGAACCAGGCCGGCGAGCGGTGGCTGGACCTGCACTCCCAGCTCGGCAACCTGAACCTGGGACACCAGCACCCGGCGGTCGTCGCCGCGATCCGCGAGCAGGCCGGGCGGCTCTGCACGCTCGCCCCGTCCTTCCGCGCCGAGGTGCGCGACGAGGCGGCCCGGCTGATCCTGGAGGTCGCCCCGGCCGGCAGCCGGTCCGTGCTGTTCACCACCGGCGGTGCCGAGGCCGTCGAGCACGCGTTGCGGATGGCCCGGGTGGCCACCGGCCGGCCGAAGATCCTGGCCGCGCACCGGTCGTACCACGGGGCCACCGAGGGGGCGATGGGCGTGACCGGCGACCCCCGGCGTTGGCCGCTGCCGACGACCGGGGCCGGTACCGTCCGCTTCTCCGGACCGTACCGGTACCGCTCCGACTTCCACGCCAGCACCGACGCCGAGGAGCGCGACCGGGCCCTGGACCACCTGCGCCGGCTGGTGGCGTACGAGGGGCCGGCGAGCATCGCGGCGGTCATCGTCGAACCGGTGGTCGGCAGCAACGGCGTCCTGGTCCCGCCGGACGGCTACCTGGCCGGGGTCCGTGCGCTCTGCGACGAGCACGGCATCCTGCTGATCGCCGACGAGGTGATGACCGGCTTCGGCCGCTGCGGGGCCTGGTTCGCCAGCGACCTGTGGCAGGTCCGTCCGGACCTGACGACCTTCGCCAAGGGCGTCAACTCCGGGTACGTCCCGGTCGGCGGCGTCGTGGTCGGCGAACGGGTGGCCGACCACTTCGCCGAACGGCCGTACCCGGGCGGGTTGACCTACTCCGGGCACCCGCTGGCGTGTGCCTCGATCGTGGCCTCGATCGGCGTCCTGCGCGACGAGGGGCTCATCGAGCGGGCCGCGCGGCTCGGGGCGACCGTGGTCCGGCCGCTGCTGGACGACCTCGCCGCCCGGCTGCCGGTGGTCGGTGAGGTCCGTGGCACCGGCCTGGCCTGGGCGATCGAGCTGGTGGCGGACCGGGCCACCCGGGAGCCGCTGGTGCCCTACGACGCACCGGGCCGGCCGCACCCGCGGATGGTCGAGATCCTACGGGCCTGCCGGGCGCGTGGCGTGTGGCCGTTCGTCGCCGCCAACCGGGTCCACCTGTTCCCACCCCTGGTCATCGACGAGGACGACCTGCGCGCCGGGGTGGCCGAGGTCGGCGCCGCCCTCACCGGATGA
- a CDS encoding aldehyde dehydrogenase family protein yields the protein MQTGVEGVLDRARRAQDEFASWPQHRVDELVAAVGWSCYREDNARTMAAMAHQHTGLGDPEHLYALHRKRVLGTLRDMQGATTVGVLEEHPELGLRTLAKPLGVVALITPATAPCSAVACTGLQLLKTRNAVICSPNPSAQAAVDFTIELMRAALREVGALPDLIQRAGPATRRTAEEIMRAADFVVASGGASTVRRAYLSGTPAIGAGVGNPTVVVDETADLDLAAEKIGAGASYNNGTSCSSESNLLVSRQVVTEFENRLRALGMHTCDPGETARLRRVMWPDGRQLDRAAIGRPAAALAARAGIELADPAKTTGLIVPFDRVDVTDPLFGEKLSPVVTMVAYDSFTEAVDTVDAVIRHCGSGHSCGIHTGRTDRVGLLAERIGVARVLVNQSTGAGNSGNFDNGLPFTSILASGSWGGSTQSENVTWRHFMNRTTISRPVRERLPDENAIFGAYWDRHGV from the coding sequence GTGCAGACCGGTGTCGAAGGGGTTCTGGACCGCGCCCGTCGAGCTCAGGACGAGTTCGCCTCGTGGCCGCAGCACCGGGTCGACGAACTGGTCGCGGCCGTCGGATGGTCCTGCTACCGCGAGGACAACGCCCGCACGATGGCGGCGATGGCCCACCAGCACACCGGGCTGGGCGACCCCGAACACCTGTACGCGCTGCACCGCAAGCGGGTGCTCGGCACGCTGCGCGACATGCAGGGCGCGACCACCGTCGGGGTGCTGGAGGAGCACCCGGAACTCGGACTGCGCACGCTGGCCAAGCCGTTGGGCGTGGTGGCGCTGATAACCCCGGCGACCGCGCCGTGCTCCGCGGTCGCCTGCACCGGCCTGCAACTGCTGAAGACCCGCAACGCCGTGATCTGCAGCCCGAACCCGTCGGCCCAGGCGGCCGTCGACTTCACCATCGAGCTGATGCGGGCGGCGTTGCGTGAGGTGGGGGCCCTGCCGGACCTGATCCAGCGGGCCGGGCCCGCCACCCGGCGGACGGCCGAGGAGATCATGCGGGCCGCGGACTTCGTGGTGGCCTCCGGCGGAGCCAGCACGGTCCGGCGGGCCTACCTCAGCGGTACGCCGGCCATCGGCGCCGGCGTCGGCAACCCGACGGTGGTGGTCGACGAGACAGCCGACCTCGACCTCGCCGCCGAGAAGATCGGTGCCGGGGCGAGCTACAACAACGGCACGTCCTGCTCCTCGGAGAGCAACCTGCTGGTGTCCCGGCAGGTCGTGACGGAGTTCGAGAACAGGCTGCGCGCGCTCGGGATGCACACCTGCGACCCCGGCGAGACGGCCCGGCTGCGCCGGGTGATGTGGCCGGACGGCAGACAACTCGACCGGGCGGCGATCGGCCGTCCCGCCGCGGCGCTGGCCGCCCGTGCCGGCATCGAGCTGGCCGACCCGGCCAAGACCACCGGGCTGATCGTCCCCTTCGACCGGGTCGACGTGACCGATCCGCTCTTCGGCGAGAAGCTCTCACCGGTGGTGACGATGGTCGCCTACGACTCCTTCACCGAGGCGGTCGACACCGTCGACGCCGTCATCCGGCACTGCGGCAGCGGGCACAGCTGCGGCATCCACACCGGCCGCACCGACCGGGTCGGCCTCCTGGCCGAGCGGATCGGCGTGGCGCGGGTGCTGGTCAACCAGTCCACCGGCGCGGGCAACAGCGGCAACTTCGACAACGGACTGCCGTTCACCTCGATCCTGGCCAGCGGCAGTTGGGGCGGCAGCACCCAGTCGGAGAACGTCACCTGGCGGCACTTCATGAACCGCACCACGATCTCCCGGCCGGTCCGCGAGCGGCTGCCCGACGAGAACGCCATCTTCGGCGCGTACTGGGATCGTCATGGTGTCTGA
- a CDS encoding aldo/keto reductase, with product MSTIVLGGDLPLHRLGFGAMHLTGPDVWGPPADPAAAHAVARRAVELGVNFIDTADSYGPGSNEEVLADALFPYPEGLVIGTKVGQSRPSRHEWRPLGRPEYIRQQAELSLRRLRLDRIDLFQLHRIDPKVPAEEQFEALKQLQEEGKIRHIGLSEVTVAQLEQARRQIEVVSVQNLYNLSQRKHDEVVDYCERENLVFIPWVPIASGDLTRSDGALGRIAKQLDATPAQVALAWLLHRSPVILPIPGTSSIAHLEENVAAGSLELTTEQVAELTAETG from the coding sequence ATGTCAACGATCGTGCTCGGCGGCGACCTGCCGCTCCACCGCCTCGGCTTCGGCGCGATGCACCTCACCGGACCGGACGTGTGGGGGCCGCCCGCCGACCCGGCAGCCGCGCACGCGGTCGCCCGCCGGGCCGTCGAACTTGGCGTGAATTTCATCGACACGGCCGACTCGTACGGGCCGGGCAGCAACGAGGAGGTGCTCGCCGACGCGCTGTTCCCCTACCCGGAGGGACTGGTCATCGGCACCAAGGTCGGGCAGAGCCGGCCGTCGCGTCACGAGTGGCGCCCGCTCGGCCGGCCGGAGTACATCCGGCAGCAGGCCGAGCTGAGCCTGCGCCGGCTGCGCCTCGACCGTATCGACCTGTTCCAGCTGCACCGCATCGACCCGAAGGTCCCCGCCGAGGAGCAGTTCGAGGCGCTCAAGCAGCTCCAGGAGGAGGGCAAGATCCGGCACATCGGACTGTCCGAGGTGACCGTGGCCCAACTGGAGCAGGCCCGCCGGCAGATCGAGGTGGTGAGCGTGCAGAACCTCTACAACCTCAGCCAGCGCAAGCACGACGAGGTGGTGGACTACTGCGAGCGGGAGAACCTGGTGTTCATCCCCTGGGTGCCGATCGCCAGCGGCGACCTGACCCGCTCCGACGGCGCGTTGGGCCGGATCGCCAAGCAGCTCGACGCCACCCCCGCCCAGGTCGCCCTGGCCTGGCTGCTGCACCGGTCACCGGTGATCCTGCCGATCCCCGGGACCAGCTCCATCGCTCACCTGGAGGAGAACGTCGCCGCCGGGTCGCTGGAACTCACCACCGAGCAGGTCGCGGAGCTGACCGCCGAGACCGGCTGA
- a CDS encoding LysR family transcriptional regulator has translation MLELTLLRALHAVSTGGSINAAAEALHITNSAVSQRLAKLERDVGQVMLERHGRGVRLTEAAKLLVDHAEQILSLVDVAVTALEDHRGAVTGKMSIAAFPTAARGLVPSSMSRLRAAFPQLRIVLHEQDPIDSVPRVVRGDVDIAVVQDSFNSPLSLTGDLERASLLDDVVDLALPVDHPFADRVSLDIAEVARDTWVSWPRGTVCGDWLRLTLREYGVNAHIEHAVAEYATQLSLVSAGFGIALIPRLGRDPVPPGVRLVRITPTLARHVYVVWRAETGNRPAVRATVDALVATAGELGDRAQDGSGDPRERAVLPLRRRAPLAQPVSAVSSATCSVVSSSDPAATFSSR, from the coding sequence ATGCTTGAACTGACGTTGCTGCGTGCGCTGCACGCGGTCTCGACGGGCGGCTCCATCAACGCCGCGGCGGAGGCGTTGCACATCACCAACTCGGCGGTGTCCCAGCGGCTGGCCAAGCTGGAGCGCGACGTCGGTCAGGTGATGTTGGAGCGGCACGGCCGGGGCGTGCGTCTCACCGAGGCGGCCAAGCTGCTGGTCGACCATGCCGAGCAGATCCTGTCGCTGGTCGACGTGGCGGTGACCGCGTTGGAGGACCACCGGGGTGCGGTCACCGGGAAGATGTCGATCGCGGCGTTCCCGACCGCGGCGCGTGGCCTGGTGCCGAGCAGCATGTCCCGGCTGCGCGCGGCGTTTCCGCAGCTGCGCATCGTCCTGCACGAGCAGGATCCGATCGACTCGGTCCCGCGGGTGGTGCGCGGCGACGTCGACATCGCCGTCGTCCAGGACTCGTTCAACTCGCCGCTGTCCCTGACCGGCGACCTGGAACGGGCCAGCCTGCTGGACGACGTGGTCGACCTGGCGCTGCCGGTCGACCATCCGTTCGCCGACCGGGTCAGCCTGGACATCGCGGAGGTGGCCCGGGACACCTGGGTGAGCTGGCCGCGCGGCACCGTGTGCGGCGACTGGCTGCGGCTGACGCTTCGGGAGTACGGCGTCAACGCGCACATCGAGCACGCGGTGGCGGAGTACGCCACGCAGCTCTCGCTGGTCTCCGCCGGGTTCGGCATCGCGTTGATCCCCAGGCTGGGCCGCGATCCGGTGCCGCCGGGGGTGCGGTTGGTCCGCATCACCCCGACGCTCGCCCGGCACGTGTACGTGGTGTGGCGGGCGGAGACCGGCAACCGGCCGGCGGTCCGGGCCACGGTCGACGCGCTCGTGGCCACCGCCGGCGAACTCGGCGACCGTGCCCAAGACGGATCGGGCGACCCGCGGGAGCGTGCCGTGCTCCCGTTGCGCCGGCGGGCCCCGCTCGCTCAGCCGGTCTCGGCGGTCAGCTCCGCGACCTGCTCGGTGGTGAGTTCCAGCGACCCGGCGGCGACGTTCTCCTCCAGGTGA
- a CDS encoding P1 family peptidase: MSKHQPAPPRTSSPIGNDHRHRPAVLGAAGDGWVEFDLPGVAIGTAEYPDGPTGVTVLSLPGGARTAVDKRGGAVGVSGGFPYHHALCFAGGSSFGLAAASGVYDELLRRNGYATDFGSLPVVSGAVVYDFTPRDNAVYPDAQLGAEGLRAVRTDRVAVGRVGAGVGATVGKVDNARAEWGGQGAAFARVGAARLLVLTVVNAMGVVVDRAGEVVRGNLDPETGRRRHPAEDYAELIAAATPDLAPPGGNTTLTAVVTNVRMTDTELAQFATQVHSSMHRAIQPFHTIADGDTLFALTTDEVTVPAPSLRLGTVAAELAWDAVLASVDTP, encoded by the coding sequence ATGTCCAAGCACCAGCCGGCCCCACCGCGTACGTCGTCACCCATCGGCAACGACCATCGGCACCGACCCGCTGTGCTCGGCGCGGCGGGCGACGGATGGGTCGAGTTCGACCTGCCCGGCGTGGCGATCGGCACCGCCGAGTATCCCGACGGGCCGACCGGTGTCACCGTGCTCAGCCTTCCCGGCGGTGCGCGTACGGCCGTGGACAAGCGGGGCGGGGCAGTGGGGGTCAGCGGTGGGTTTCCGTACCATCATGCGTTGTGCTTCGCCGGCGGGTCGAGCTTCGGCCTCGCCGCGGCGTCCGGCGTCTACGACGAACTGCTCCGCCGCAACGGCTACGCGACCGACTTCGGCAGCCTGCCGGTGGTGTCCGGGGCCGTCGTCTACGACTTCACCCCCCGGGACAACGCCGTCTACCCGGACGCCCAGCTCGGTGCCGAAGGGTTGCGTGCGGTACGCACCGACCGGGTGGCCGTGGGGCGGGTCGGCGCCGGTGTCGGCGCGACCGTCGGCAAGGTCGACAACGCCCGCGCCGAGTGGGGCGGGCAGGGTGCCGCCTTCGCCCGGGTCGGCGCAGCCCGGCTGCTGGTGCTGACCGTGGTGAATGCCATGGGCGTGGTCGTCGACCGTGCCGGTGAGGTCGTACGGGGCAACCTCGACCCGGAGACCGGCCGGCGTCGCCACCCGGCCGAGGACTACGCCGAGCTGATCGCGGCGGCTACGCCGGACCTCGCACCGCCCGGTGGGAACACCACCCTGACCGCCGTGGTCACCAACGTCCGGATGACCGACACCGAACTCGCCCAGTTCGCCACCCAGGTGCACAGCTCCATGCACCGGGCGATCCAGCCCTTCCACACCATCGCCGACGGCGACACCCTGTTCGCTCTGACGACCGACGAGGTGACGGTGCCCGCCCCGTCCCTACGGCTGGGTACGGTCGCCGCCGAACTGGCCTGGGACGCCGTCCTCGCCAGCGTCGACACCCCATGA
- a CDS encoding LacI family DNA-binding transcriptional regulator: MARPVTLHDVARRAGVGKSTVSNVLSRSGRVSEATRERVRAAMAELGYVPNRAARQLRGGRTGIIGVYVPGVPSTSEFYMRFVFGIMERAAARDRDVTILTASEHRSPRALDGVVVADPHRDDEFVPVLMRGGMPVVCFERPPDGMRPEVVLWADHHRAVTGLLDRMAVVGARRPALVAPPETGDWAAQLAAGYRDWCARHGVPTVVAQHPWVPSPSEVFRAVEQVLAQPGVDALVCASVDTAPTAVQVLHRLGRQVGRDVLLASATESSALRLGQPPITALDLSPLDAGRRCADLLDDLIGGGPGGIYEHPVHLWWRDSTRGSQPVTASSVPVPPPSGHRLPPG; the protein is encoded by the coding sequence ATGGCTCGTCCGGTCACGCTGCACGACGTCGCACGCCGGGCGGGAGTCGGCAAGTCCACGGTCTCCAATGTGCTGTCGCGTTCCGGCAGGGTCTCCGAGGCGACCCGGGAGCGGGTCCGCGCGGCGATGGCGGAACTGGGCTACGTCCCCAACCGCGCGGCCCGGCAGTTGCGGGGTGGCCGCACCGGCATCATCGGGGTCTACGTTCCCGGCGTGCCGTCCACGTCGGAGTTCTACATGCGGTTCGTCTTCGGCATCATGGAGCGGGCCGCCGCCCGTGACCGGGACGTCACCATCCTGACCGCCTCCGAGCACCGGTCGCCCCGCGCGCTCGACGGGGTGGTCGTGGCCGACCCGCACCGGGACGACGAGTTCGTGCCGGTCCTGATGCGGGGCGGCATGCCGGTCGTGTGTTTCGAACGGCCCCCGGACGGCATGCGCCCGGAGGTCGTGCTCTGGGCGGACCACCACCGGGCGGTCACCGGGCTGCTGGACCGGATGGCCGTCGTCGGTGCCCGGCGTCCCGCCCTGGTGGCACCACCGGAGACCGGCGACTGGGCGGCGCAGTTGGCGGCGGGGTACCGCGACTGGTGTGCCCGGCACGGTGTGCCCACCGTGGTGGCGCAGCATCCGTGGGTGCCCTCGCCGTCGGAGGTGTTCCGGGCGGTCGAACAGGTGCTCGCCCAGCCAGGGGTGGACGCCCTGGTGTGCGCCTCGGTGGACACCGCCCCGACGGCCGTGCAGGTGCTGCACCGGCTCGGCCGCCAGGTCGGGCGGGACGTCCTGTTGGCGAGCGCCACCGAGTCGAGTGCCCTGCGGCTGGGACAGCCGCCGATCACCGCGCTCGACCTGTCGCCGCTGGATGCCGGACGCCGCTGCGCCGACCTGCTCGACGACCTGATCGGTGGCGGCCCGGGTGGGATCTACGAGCACCCGGTCCACCTGTGGTGGCGGGACTCCACCCGGGGGTCGCAGCCGGTCACCGCGTCATCCGTTCCAGTGCCTCCTCCATCCGGTCACCGGCTTCCACCGGGTTGA